A window from Spirochaetota bacterium encodes these proteins:
- the fliP gene encoding flagellar type III secretion system pore protein FliP (The bacterial flagellar biogenesis protein FliP forms a type III secretion system (T3SS)-type pore required for flagellar assembly.) — translation MNKKMLFIAAVLVLFGAGICYAQDVGGGVRMPIPKITFDIKEAAGPRDVALSLQILFLLTILTLAPAIIMMMTAFTRVVIVMDFIKRALSLQQMPPNQIIIGFSLFLTFFIMAPTFTKINDEALQPYMKGKIDNEAFFNKGMEPLRVFMFKQTREKDIALFIKLAKLPKPKNQKDVPTYCLVPAFMISELKRAFEIGVLIFIPFIVIDMIVASALMAMGMIMLPPVMISLPFKIILFILVDGWNLLTYELVRSFK, via the coding sequence ATGAATAAGAAGATGCTGTTCATCGCGGCGGTCCTGGTGCTCTTCGGCGCCGGGATCTGCTATGCCCAGGACGTCGGCGGCGGGGTGCGCATGCCCATACCGAAGATCACCTTCGACATCAAGGAAGCGGCGGGGCCGCGCGACGTCGCCCTGTCCCTGCAGATCCTGTTCCTGCTGACCATCCTCACCCTGGCGCCGGCCATCATCATGATGATGACCGCCTTCACCCGTGTCGTCATCGTGATGGACTTCATCAAGCGCGCCCTTTCATTGCAGCAGATGCCGCCGAACCAGATCATCATCGGCTTCTCCCTGTTCCTGACCTTCTTCATCATGGCCCCGACCTTCACGAAGATCAACGACGAGGCGCTCCAGCCGTACATGAAGGGGAAGATTGACAACGAGGCCTTCTTCAACAAGGGGATGGAGCCGTTGCGCGTTTTCATGTTCAAGCAGACCCGGGAGAAGGACATCGCCCTCTTCATCAAGCTCGCCAAGCTTCCGAAGCCGAAAAACCAGAAGGACGTGCCGACCTACTGCCTCGTGCCGGCCTTCATGATCAGCGAGCTGAAGCGCGCCTTCGAGATCGGGGTGCTCATTTTTATTCCATTTATTGTCATCGATATGATCGTGGCAAGCGCCCTCATGGCCATGGGGATGATCATGCTCCCGCCGGTCATGATCTCGCTGCCGTTCAAGATAATTCTGTTCATACTGGTCGACGGCTGGAACCTGCTCACCTATGAGCTGGTGCGGTCGTTCAAATAA
- the fliQ gene encoding flagellar biosynthesis protein FliQ → MTDVTVISIMRESLMTVLIVSAPMLGVGMLVGLIISIFQTTTSIQEQTLTFVPKIVAIFLTMIIFGAWMIRTLLNYTNHIFMMIEKL, encoded by the coding sequence ATGACCGATGTTACCGTAATATCCATAATGCGCGAATCGCTGATGACGGTCCTGATCGTCTCGGCCCCGATGCTCGGGGTGGGGATGCTGGTGGGCCTGATCATCTCGATTTTCCAGACCACCACCTCTATCCAGGAACAGACCCTGACCTTCGTGCCGAAGATCGTGGCCATATTCCTGACAATGATCATTTTCGGGGCGTGGATGATCCGGACGCTCCTGAATTATACGAACCATATTTTTATGATGATTGAGAAGTTGTGA
- the fliR gene encoding flagellar biosynthetic protein FliR has translation MYYFVYHFQVFLLIMMRLNAMIMIAPFFSSDVIPFRIKALVSFLVTLVIFPMVAAKGYKIPGDMGGYFLLVLQEVAIGLFLGFLISVIFAAFQLAGEFFSVQIGFGINEVLDPIGQVSVPLVGQFKNLIGLLVLLAMNGHHLMLQGIYRSYELAPVMGVSKAFMGGLLKYMLYTFSGMFVVALKIALPIVGIIFLMEVSLGVLSKVAPQMNIMMLGFPFKIIISFGVMILVTPLIVRIMWVSLERAFAFMFKMLAHWPG, from the coding sequence ATGTATTATTTCGTGTACCATTTCCAGGTGTTCCTGCTGATCATGATGCGGCTGAACGCAATGATCATGATAGCCCCCTTTTTCTCGAGCGATGTGATCCCGTTCCGGATCAAGGCGCTCGTTTCGTTCCTGGTGACCCTTGTCATATTCCCGATGGTCGCGGCCAAGGGATACAAGATTCCGGGAGACATGGGGGGATATTTCCTCCTGGTGCTCCAGGAGGTCGCCATCGGGCTGTTCCTCGGGTTCCTGATCTCGGTCATATTCGCCGCGTTCCAGCTGGCCGGGGAGTTTTTCTCGGTACAGATCGGGTTCGGCATCAACGAGGTCCTCGATCCCATCGGCCAGGTCAGCGTGCCCCTGGTGGGGCAGTTCAAGAACCTGATCGGGCTCCTTGTGCTGCTGGCCATGAACGGCCATCACCTGATGCTCCAGGGGATCTACCGGTCCTATGAGCTGGCCCCGGTGATGGGCGTCAGCAAGGCCTTCATGGGAGGGCTTTTGAAGTATATGCTGTACACCTTTTCAGGGATGTTCGTGGTGGCCCTGAAGATCGCGCTGCCCATCGTGGGCATCATATTTTTGATGGAAGTTAGTCTCGGGGTGCTGTCAAAGGTGGCGCCCCAGATGAATATCATGATGCTGGGATTTCCCTTCAAGATCATCATATCCTTCGGTGTGATGATCCTGGTGACGCCCCTCATCGTGAGGATAATGTGGGTTTCCCTGGAGCGGGCCTTTGCCTTCATGTTCAAGATGCTGGCCCACTGGCCGGGGTGA
- the flhB gene encoding flagellar biosynthesis protein FlhB: MATYISTFTKYDRFADQLFFDRYWDLQLFSAEDEGRTEEPTEKKLREAREKGQVAKTVELPQAITVIFCFMVILIFGSWIYDILARVMKYYLSSFSRLSITERGLYRQFIGITYESGKILLPIFVAAMVASILGNIVQVGFQFSAHPLKFDWSKIKFDPATIMKRIFFSKQVAMNLFKSIFKVVAIGFVAYLIIMADIDDILKTPDVSVAMALKIIMMTAFKIIIWSAVLLLVLSIPDYFFQKREFIESLKMTKEEMKEELKETVGDPHIRARLREMQRQNLMRAMMSREVPKADVVVTNPTHFAVALQYDRYTMPAPTVVAKGEDSIALKIREVAMEHGIPLIENRPLAQEMHRRLEVGDIIPEDLFYAVSLVYGEIIRKYPERYRKLQEAI, from the coding sequence ATGGCAACATACATTTCAACATTCACCAAGTACGACCGGTTCGCGGACCAGCTCTTCTTTGACCGCTACTGGGACCTCCAGCTCTTCTCGGCCGAGGACGAGGGACGGACCGAGGAACCGACCGAGAAAAAGCTCCGCGAAGCCAGGGAAAAAGGGCAGGTTGCCAAGACCGTCGAGCTGCCCCAGGCCATAACCGTCATTTTCTGCTTCATGGTGATCCTGATATTCGGTTCATGGATCTATGACATCCTGGCCCGCGTCATGAAATACTATCTTTCCTCCTTTTCGCGCCTCAGCATCACCGAGCGCGGCCTCTACCGCCAGTTCATCGGCATCACCTATGAGTCAGGGAAAATCCTTCTCCCGATTTTCGTCGCGGCCATGGTCGCCTCCATCCTGGGGAACATCGTGCAGGTGGGGTTCCAGTTCTCTGCGCATCCCCTCAAGTTCGACTGGAGCAAGATCAAGTTCGATCCCGCCACCATCATGAAGCGTATTTTCTTTTCGAAGCAGGTGGCGATGAACCTGTTTAAATCGATATTCAAGGTCGTGGCCATCGGGTTCGTGGCCTACCTGATCATCATGGCCGACATTGACGATATCCTGAAAACGCCGGACGTTTCCGTGGCCATGGCTCTCAAGATCATCATGATGACCGCTTTCAAGATCATCATCTGGTCGGCGGTCCTGCTTCTGGTCCTCTCGATCCCGGACTACTTCTTCCAGAAGAGGGAGTTCATCGAATCGTTGAAGATGACCAAGGAAGAGATGAAGGAGGAATTGAAGGAGACCGTCGGCGATCCCCATATCAGGGCGCGCCTGCGCGAGATGCAGCGGCAGAACCTGATGCGCGCCATGATGAGCAGGGAGGTGCCGAAGGCGGACGTGGTGGTCACCAATCCCACGCACTTCGCCGTGGCGCTCCAGTACGACCGTTACACGATGCCGGCGCCCACGGTGGTCGCCAAGGGGGAGGACAGCATCGCCCTGAAGATCAGGGAAGTGGCCATGGAGCACGGCATTCCCCTGATCGAGAACCGGCCCCTTGCCCAGGAGATGCACAGGCGCCTGGAGGTCGGCGATATCATCCCGGAAGACCTTTTTTACGCCGTTTCACTGGTGTACGGCGAGATCATACGCAAGTACCCCGAGCGGTACAGGAAGCTGCAGGAGGCTATATAG
- the flhA gene encoding flagellar biosynthesis protein FlhA → MAEARGGGFAALLDNTQWMQKSDILMGIGIIAVVTMLIIPLPTFLLDFFLVISIMSGLLILMIVMFIGRTFDFSIFPSLLLITTVFRLALNVSSTRLILLQGAAFDGKIIRAFGEFVVGGNYVVGFIIFIILVAVQFIVITKGATRTAEVAARFTLDAMPGKQMSIDSDLSNGLITEDEARKRREEIRKEADFYGAMDGASKFVQGDVKVAIVITFINIIGGFIIGMVMRGESFDVAIKTYTLLTIGEGLVAQIPSLLITTATGIIVTRAVSNENMGQDLADQLGSQPRALLITAATLGVAIIIPGFPKLALLIIAVGLGALGYVLMQSQSEEKEKVERKEKEAALKDHRPEEVTQLVQVDPLEVEIGYNLIPLVDPEQGGTLLERITNIRRRSALDMGLIVPPIRIRDNMELEPEVYSILIKGVEVGRGILQVDKLMAMDSGEVAEKIEGQEFTEPVFGLKAIWIKTDIRDIAESRGYTVVDCPTIIATHLTEIIKRHTDEILGRQEVQKLIDTVKEDYPAVVRELVEDHKMSLGEIQKVLQALLRERVSIRNIVTILETLSSYVSYSKDPSFLTEYVRIGLARQITRDYVDKTGTLSVITVDPEIETIIRNSIHEDPIEGPVLAMDPTTHQTVVSALMDAYKRSKNMGHVPVYLVSPQIRRVTFTLLEREMPLPVVLSYSEITNAVKVEVVVSALLSSAA, encoded by the coding sequence ATGGCTGAAGCACGGGGCGGCGGATTCGCGGCATTGCTTGACAACACCCAGTGGATGCAGAAGAGCGACATCCTGATGGGCATCGGTATCATCGCCGTCGTGACGATGCTGATCATTCCTCTGCCCACGTTCCTGCTCGACTTTTTCCTGGTCATCAGCATCATGTCGGGCCTGCTGATCCTCATGATCGTCATGTTCATCGGGAGGACCTTCGATTTTTCCATATTCCCATCCCTGCTCCTGATCACCACCGTGTTCCGCCTGGCGCTGAACGTGTCATCGACGCGGCTCATCCTGCTCCAGGGGGCCGCCTTCGACGGCAAGATCATCCGGGCCTTCGGCGAATTCGTCGTGGGGGGGAATTACGTCGTCGGCTTCATCATATTCATCATCCTGGTGGCGGTGCAGTTCATCGTCATCACCAAGGGCGCCACGCGGACGGCCGAGGTCGCGGCGCGGTTCACCCTGGACGCCATGCCGGGCAAGCAGATGAGCATCGACTCAGACCTCTCCAACGGCCTCATCACCGAGGACGAGGCGCGGAAGCGCCGCGAGGAGATCCGGAAAGAGGCCGATTTCTACGGGGCCATGGACGGTGCCTCCAAGTTCGTGCAGGGCGACGTCAAGGTCGCCATCGTCATCACGTTCATCAATATCATCGGCGGGTTCATCATCGGCATGGTCATGCGGGGCGAATCCTTCGACGTCGCCATCAAGACCTACACGCTGCTGACCATCGGCGAAGGCCTGGTGGCGCAGATACCGTCGCTTCTCATCACCACGGCCACCGGTATCATCGTGACCCGCGCCGTGTCCAACGAGAACATGGGGCAGGACCTCGCGGACCAGCTCGGCTCCCAGCCGCGGGCGCTCCTCATCACCGCCGCCACTCTCGGCGTCGCCATCATCATACCGGGGTTCCCGAAACTGGCCCTTCTCATCATCGCCGTCGGCCTCGGCGCCCTCGGCTACGTGCTCATGCAGTCCCAGAGCGAGGAGAAGGAGAAGGTCGAGCGCAAGGAGAAGGAGGCCGCCCTGAAGGATCACCGTCCGGAGGAAGTGACCCAGCTCGTGCAGGTCGATCCCCTCGAGGTGGAGATCGGCTATAACCTGATCCCGCTGGTCGACCCGGAGCAGGGAGGGACCCTCCTCGAGCGGATCACGAACATCAGGCGGCGGAGCGCCCTGGACATGGGCCTCATCGTGCCGCCCATCCGCATCCGCGACAACATGGAGCTCGAGCCCGAGGTCTACTCGATCCTGATCAAGGGCGTCGAAGTCGGACGCGGGATCCTGCAGGTGGACAAGCTGATGGCCATGGACTCGGGCGAGGTGGCGGAGAAGATCGAGGGACAGGAGTTCACCGAGCCGGTCTTCGGCCTCAAGGCCATATGGATCAAGACGGACATCCGCGACATCGCCGAGAGCAGGGGCTACACGGTGGTGGACTGCCCCACCATCATAGCCACGCATCTCACGGAGATAATCAAGCGCCACACGGACGAGATCCTGGGACGCCAGGAGGTGCAGAAGCTCATCGACACCGTGAAGGAGGACTACCCGGCGGTTGTGCGGGAGCTCGTGGAGGACCACAAGATGTCCCTGGGCGAGATACAGAAGGTGCTCCAGGCGCTGCTGCGTGAGCGCGTCTCGATACGGAACATAGTCACCATCCTGGAAACGCTCTCGAGCTACGTGAGCTATTCCAAGGACCCGAGCTTTCTCACCGAGTACGTGCGGATAGGCCTTGCCCGGCAGATAACCAGGGACTACGTGGACAAGACCGGCACGCTGTCGGTCATCACGGTTGATCCTGAAATAGAGACGATCATACGGAATTCGATACACGAGGATCCGATCGAGGGGCCGGTGCTGGCCATGGACCCGACCACGCACCAGACCGTCGTTTCGGCCCTGATGGACGCGTACAAGAGGTCCAAGAACATGGGACACGTGCCGGTGTACCTGGTGTCGCCGCAGATTCGGCGGGTGACCTTCACCCTCCTCGAGCGGGAGATGCCGCTGCCGGTGGTGCTGTCATACAGCGAGATTACGAACGCTGTTAAAGTGGAAGTTGTGGTGTCCGCGCTGCTCAGCAGCGCGGCGTAA
- the flhF gene encoding flagellar biosynthesis protein FlhF: protein MRYIKIRGNNYNEVMMKLKMEHGDDAIPISHKFVKEGGLFNSKFFAKEVVELTAAVQERKMKPGILGEKKKNIDFTVDDGDRGITDLGKSRVSDIIDRPPAAEALRKDTFEKRQTGFTFNEKLNEVYTGIAEHKKAAPAPEPVRTPPPVEQAEPVMKAEPETAPAGDVRFEKELDEIKQAIFKMTAGRAAAGEAHVADEATIRPFRQVLKNNDYDDEQCSAILAEMRNSISREDLKDKYKIEKSLKDLLKSKIITTGPIKSGNRKKIVMFVGPTGVGKTTTMAKLGAINSLREGHSVAFVTIDNYRIAATEQLKKYAEIMNIPIYAVNNQKEFKDIVASDKSDIIMVDTSGRSHRNDLKISEIKSFAESVEYDCEKILCVSANTKKGDLNDVFRAFDAIHFDSIIITKVDETSYIGNVIDIADKYNKPIAYYTNGQEVPNDIVIADPDKIVDMMIGNIYN from the coding sequence ATGAGGTACATTAAAATCCGGGGCAACAATTACAACGAGGTCATGATGAAGCTCAAGATGGAGCATGGCGACGACGCCATTCCGATCAGCCATAAATTCGTGAAAGAAGGGGGGCTCTTCAACTCCAAGTTCTTCGCCAAGGAGGTCGTGGAGCTCACGGCCGCAGTGCAGGAGCGCAAGATGAAGCCGGGCATCCTCGGTGAAAAGAAGAAGAACATCGACTTCACCGTTGACGACGGCGACCGCGGCATAACCGACCTGGGCAAATCAAGGGTGAGCGACATCATCGACCGCCCGCCCGCGGCGGAGGCGCTCCGGAAGGACACTTTCGAGAAGCGGCAGACCGGCTTCACCTTCAACGAGAAGCTGAACGAGGTGTACACCGGCATCGCCGAGCACAAGAAGGCGGCCCCGGCCCCGGAACCGGTGAGGACGCCTCCCCCGGTGGAGCAGGCGGAGCCGGTGATGAAAGCTGAGCCGGAAACGGCACCGGCCGGTGACGTGCGCTTCGAAAAGGAGCTCGATGAGATCAAGCAGGCCATATTCAAGATGACCGCGGGACGGGCTGCCGCCGGCGAAGCCCATGTCGCGGACGAGGCAACGATCCGCCCCTTCCGGCAGGTGCTGAAGAACAACGACTATGACGACGAGCAGTGCTCCGCCATTCTCGCCGAAATGAGGAATTCCATAAGCCGCGAAGACCTGAAGGACAAATACAAGATAGAGAAGAGCCTGAAGGACCTTCTGAAGAGCAAGATCATCACCACCGGCCCGATCAAGTCGGGGAACCGGAAGAAGATCGTCATGTTCGTCGGCCCCACGGGGGTCGGCAAGACGACAACCATGGCCAAGCTCGGGGCCATCAATTCCCTCAGGGAGGGCCATTCCGTGGCCTTTGTCACCATCGATAACTACCGGATAGCGGCCACGGAACAGCTGAAAAAGTACGCGGAGATCATGAATATCCCGATCTACGCGGTCAACAACCAGAAGGAGTTCAAGGACATCGTGGCTTCCGATAAATCCGACATAATCATGGTGGACACCTCGGGCCGGAGCCACAGGAACGATCTCAAGATATCAGAGATCAAGAGCTTCGCCGAATCCGTGGAATATGACTGCGAAAAGATACTCTGCGTGAGCGCCAATACCAAAAAAGGGGACCTGAACGACGTTTTCAGGGCTTTTGACGCCATCCATTTCGACAGCATAATTATTACTAAGGTGGATGAAACTTCTTATATCGGCAATGTGATCGATATTGCCGATAAATATAATAAGCCGATAGCATATTATACAAACGGGCAGGAGGTCCCGAACGATATAGTGATCGCCGACCCCGATAAGATTGTTGACATGATGATCGGCAATATTTATAATTAA
- a CDS encoding MinD/ParA family protein: MDQAANLRRLVLESDAKKQKKTRTIAITSGKGGVGKTSVAVSLSIALARGGSSVTLLDADLGLANINVILGIIPKYNLYHVIKGQKKLKDIVIEVPEGIKIIAGASGFHQLANLDPKQRNEFIGAVSELDSDDYMVVDTGAGVSQNVLSFVMAADEIVVVTTPEPTAITDAYGIIKSIAAQSPDKVIKIIVNRVQSVAEGNRVAQRVINIAGQFLNIKVENLGFIFDDIYVPKSVRNQKPFIVSYPKSKASGCIAIIADRIGNRTTGPVKGSGLASFFKNLFVSNDDEEDEQ, from the coding sequence GTGGATCAGGCGGCAAATTTAAGAAGACTGGTGCTCGAGAGCGACGCCAAGAAGCAGAAAAAGACAAGGACAATAGCCATCACCAGCGGCAAGGGCGGCGTCGGCAAAACGAGCGTGGCTGTGAGCCTTTCCATAGCGCTCGCCCGGGGCGGCTCGTCGGTGACGCTTCTGGACGCCGACCTCGGCCTCGCCAACATCAATGTCATCCTGGGCATTATCCCGAAATACAACCTCTACCATGTCATCAAGGGCCAGAAGAAATTGAAGGACATCGTGATCGAGGTCCCGGAGGGGATCAAGATCATCGCCGGCGCTTCCGGCTTCCACCAGCTGGCCAACCTTGACCCGAAGCAGCGCAACGAGTTCATCGGGGCGGTTTCAGAGCTTGACTCGGACGATTACATGGTCGTCGACACGGGCGCCGGCGTTTCCCAGAACGTGCTTTCCTTCGTCATGGCAGCAGATGAGATCGTTGTCGTCACCACGCCGGAGCCGACGGCCATCACCGACGCCTACGGCATCATCAAGTCGATCGCCGCCCAGTCGCCGGACAAGGTGATCAAGATCATCGTGAACCGCGTGCAGTCCGTCGCGGAGGGGAACCGCGTGGCGCAGCGCGTCATCAATATCGCGGGCCAGTTCCTGAACATCAAGGTGGAAAATCTCGGTTTCATCTTTGACGATATATACGTGCCCAAGTCGGTGCGGAACCAGAAGCCGTTTATCGTGAGCTATCCCAAGTCGAAGGCGTCGGGCTGCATCGCCATCATCGCCGACCGCATCGGCAACAGGACCACCGGCCCCGTGAAGGGCTCGGGCCTCGCGTCCTTCTTCAAGAACCTTTTCGTATCCAATGACGACGAGGAGGACGAACAATAG
- the whiG gene encoding RNA polymerase sigma factor WhiG yields the protein MNNKKFNELDAVGEEKLWEKFIKNSDQDIRDYFVIKYAPLVKYVAGKISMGMPSNIEFDDLVSYGIFGLLDAITKFDPARGIKFKTYAMTRIRGAIFDELRSIDWIPRSIRQKAKQVELVITELENKLGRTVEDEEIARELGVSTDEFQSILSKLSGTSMLSLNDIWYLGDDSDELSILETLEAPENMNPDILIEKQEIRDYIIDAIKKLPDKEKKVIVLYYYEDLTLKEIGDVLEVTESRVSQLHTKAIMRLRGRLGRIKQNIVG from the coding sequence ATGAATAATAAAAAATTTAACGAGCTGGACGCCGTCGGTGAAGAAAAGCTGTGGGAGAAGTTCATAAAGAACAGCGACCAGGATATACGAGATTATTTCGTCATCAAGTACGCTCCCCTGGTTAAGTACGTTGCCGGCAAGATCTCCATGGGGATGCCGTCGAACATCGAGTTCGACGACCTGGTCTCATACGGCATCTTCGGCCTTCTCGACGCAATCACCAAGTTCGATCCAGCCCGGGGTATAAAATTCAAGACCTACGCCATGACCAGGATCCGCGGGGCCATCTTCGACGAGCTCCGCTCGATAGACTGGATACCCCGCTCCATCCGTCAGAAGGCGAAGCAGGTCGAGCTGGTCATTACCGAGCTCGAGAACAAGCTGGGCCGCACCGTCGAGGACGAGGAGATCGCCCGGGAGCTCGGTGTATCCACCGACGAGTTCCAGTCCATATTGTCGAAACTGTCCGGCACGTCGATGCTTTCGCTGAACGATATATGGTATCTCGGCGACGACAGCGACGAGCTCTCCATCCTGGAGACCCTGGAAGCGCCGGAGAACATGAATCCCGATATTTTAATTGAAAAGCAGGAAATCCGAGATTATATTATAGATGCGATCAAGAAGCTCCCGGACAAGGAGAAGAAGGTCATCGTTCTCTACTACTACGAGGATCTCACTCTGAAAGAGATCGGCGATGTGCTGGAAGTCACGGAGAGCAGGGTTTCCCAGCTCCATACCAAAGCTATCATGAGGCTGAGGGGCCGGCTCGGGCGAATCAAACAGAACATCGTGGGGTAA
- a CDS encoding FapA family protein, translating to MANIKDLFNRLDVSDHVDENAVEVYADSVAQALELASKDLGIDVTLLDYQILEKGTRGLLGIGRLPYRVLVVPLVGREEHAELTALEQKLTRENVIRGASMKANTDGSFKVRVTKSGIWLTVNPPKGNGHKVTLDEVNNKLYAMKIGTEDPKIAREVDKAAGKPVKIGSWSANPQFDGTMNVEMAEDEMRVFIHFSPPRYSGRHIEYDEVIDAMKKAGVKIGIREKEIENYLEEMDYSRPLLAAEGTRMVNGRDAYVEYKVRVDSKNISFEEDEQGKVDFRNLELLENVVVGQLLAVKVPAEPGVQGRTVTNRLMPPKPGKDVKIQHGKGTILSEDGTELTAEINGQVTFKAGRISVEPIYVVNGDVSLETGNIVFLGSVIIAGSVQDNFEVKAAGNIEVRGTVQKAFLEAEGDIIVFQGITGRDEAKIESTGGTVFAKFIQNSTVFAENDVIVPEGIMHSNVDAGGRIISIGKRARIIGGVIRAGNEVNARFLGTDVSTRTEIRVGIHPKVLQQLSDLSSMKTKIEEEQTQLKLNIRTLDTQKRNAGSKFPKDKEKLLKDLNARDAKLTERMEEIKGELEEVNSYIGMIEHKGKVCAERTAHGGVEIYIKDTSFIMKDPYNHVKFSLEGDQIRIGEYEAPEGVEGRMIISRRRR from the coding sequence ATGGCGAACATCAAAGATCTATTCAATCGCCTGGACGTATCCGACCACGTTGATGAAAACGCGGTGGAGGTCTATGCCGATTCGGTGGCGCAGGCGCTGGAGCTGGCGTCCAAGGACCTGGGTATAGACGTGACCCTCCTCGATTACCAGATCCTTGAAAAGGGAACAAGGGGCCTGCTGGGCATCGGCCGGCTCCCCTACCGGGTGCTGGTGGTTCCCCTGGTGGGGAGAGAGGAACACGCCGAGCTGACCGCACTGGAACAGAAGCTCACCCGGGAAAACGTCATTCGCGGCGCCTCGATGAAGGCGAATACCGACGGTTCCTTCAAGGTCCGCGTCACGAAATCCGGCATCTGGCTCACCGTGAACCCGCCCAAGGGAAACGGCCACAAGGTCACCCTCGATGAAGTGAATAACAAGCTCTATGCGATGAAGATCGGCACCGAGGACCCGAAGATCGCCAGGGAAGTCGACAAGGCGGCGGGCAAGCCGGTGAAGATCGGATCGTGGTCGGCCAACCCGCAGTTTGACGGCACTATGAACGTTGAAATGGCCGAGGACGAAATGAGGGTCTTCATACATTTCTCCCCGCCCCGCTATTCCGGCAGGCACATCGAGTATGACGAGGTCATCGACGCGATGAAGAAGGCCGGCGTGAAGATCGGCATTCGTGAAAAGGAGATAGAGAATTACCTGGAGGAGATGGATTATTCCAGGCCGCTCCTCGCGGCCGAGGGCACCAGGATGGTCAACGGCAGGGACGCCTATGTCGAATACAAGGTGCGGGTCGATAGCAAGAACATATCCTTTGAAGAGGACGAGCAGGGCAAGGTCGATTTCCGCAACCTCGAGCTCCTGGAGAACGTCGTGGTGGGACAGCTCCTGGCGGTGAAGGTCCCGGCCGAGCCGGGCGTCCAGGGCCGCACGGTCACCAACCGCCTCATGCCGCCCAAGCCCGGCAAGGACGTGAAGATCCAGCACGGCAAGGGCACCATCCTTTCCGAGGACGGGACGGAGCTCACCGCGGAGATCAACGGCCAGGTGACGTTCAAGGCCGGGCGCATCAGCGTCGAGCCGATATACGTGGTCAACGGCGACGTGTCCCTTGAAACCGGCAATATCGTGTTCCTCGGTTCGGTCATCATCGCCGGCAGCGTGCAGGACAATTTTGAAGTGAAGGCGGCGGGCAATATCGAGGTGCGGGGAACGGTGCAGAAGGCCTTTCTCGAGGCCGAGGGCGATATCATCGTGTTCCAGGGCATCACCGGCCGCGACGAGGCGAAGATCGAATCGACGGGAGGCACCGTCTTCGCCAAGTTCATCCAGAATTCCACCGTGTTCGCCGAGAACGACGTTATCGTCCCCGAAGGCATCATGCACTCGAACGTGGACGCCGGCGGCAGGATCATCTCCATCGGGAAGCGCGCGCGGATCATCGGAGGCGTCATCCGGGCCGGCAACGAGGTGAACGCCCGGTTCCTCGGCACGGACGTTTCCACCAGGACCGAGATCCGCGTGGGGATACATCCGAAGGTGCTGCAGCAGCTTTCCGATCTCTCGTCGATGAAAACCAAGATAGAGGAAGAACAGACCCAGCTCAAGCTCAATATCAGGACCCTGGACACACAGAAGAGGAACGCCGGCAGCAAGTTCCCCAAGGACAAGGAAAAGCTTTTAAAGGATCTCAACGCGCGGGACGCCAAGCTGACCGAGCGGATGGAAGAGATCAAGGGCGAGCTGGAAGAGGTGAATTCGTACATCGGCATGATCGAACACAAGGGCAAGGTATGCGCCGAGCGGACGGCCCATGGCGGTGTCGAGATCTATATCAAGGACACGAGCTTTATCATGAAGGATCCCTACAATCACGTGAAATTTTCCCTTGAGGGCGACCAGATCCGCATCGGCGAGTATGAGGCGCCCGAGGGTGTAGAGGGCAGGATGATCATTTCGAGAAGGAGAAGATGA